The following are encoded in a window of Thermoanaerobaculia bacterium genomic DNA:
- a CDS encoding succinate dehydrogenase iron-sulfur subunit: MTERNITFRVRRYNPEKDERPYYQEFTVPIHKGMTVLDGLHYIKREIDNSLAWRYSCRMGVCGSCAMLVNGKAMLACNTQITDISETMIVVAPLPNFSIIRDLVPDLAGMFSKHQSVQPFIQRTDEGEMVKPTGEYEQSPEELESYLQFSYCIRCGACMSACPTLATDQDYLGPMPLTQAFRYNSDSRDDGKKPRNGAVDTPHGAYRCHFGSECSRVCPKGVDPAKAIQLMKRQLVFDFLGLLKKPAACTKVITEPRTTGRREGIPEAPPFTIEQS; the protein is encoded by the coding sequence ATGACGGAACGAAATATTACCTTCCGGGTGCGCAGGTACAATCCTGAAAAGGATGAGCGTCCCTATTACCAGGAATTCACCGTTCCCATTCACAAGGGGATGACGGTACTGGACGGGCTTCACTATATCAAGCGGGAAATCGACAATTCTCTTGCCTGGCGTTACTCCTGCCGGATGGGTGTGTGCGGGTCGTGCGCGATGCTGGTGAACGGGAAGGCGATGCTGGCCTGCAACACGCAGATTACCGATATCTCTGAAACGATGATTGTCGTGGCTCCTCTGCCCAACTTTTCCATCATCCGCGATCTGGTTCCTGACCTTGCAGGGATGTTTTCCAAGCATCAGTCCGTACAGCCGTTCATCCAGCGCACCGATGAAGGGGAAATGGTGAAGCCGACGGGAGAGTACGAACAGTCACCGGAAGAGCTGGAATCCTATCTGCAGTTCTCCTACTGCATCCGCTGCGGTGCCTGCATGTCGGCCTGCCCCACGCTTGCCACCGATCAGGATTACCTCGGACCGATGCCTCTTACGCAGGCTTTCCGGTACAACAGTGACTCACGGGACGACGGGAAAAAACCTCGAAACGGCGCTGTGGATACGCCTCATGGTGCCTATCGATGCCACTTTGGAAGTGAATGTTCCCGCGTGTGCCCCAAAGGAGTCGATCCCGCCAAGGCCATCCAGTTGATGAAGCGACAGCTGGTCTTTGACTTCCTGGGGCTTCTCAAAAAACCTGCCGCCTGCACAAAGGTGATTACGGAACCCAGGACCACCGGACGCCGAGAGGGGATACCCGAAGCTCCTCCCTTCACAATTGAGCAATCCTGA
- a CDS encoding peroxiredoxin, which yields MNTSVRVGQRVPEFSMNTYVPTEGDFGKFSLSSQLEKGRWTILMFYPADFTFVCATEFAALAAKHEEFDRLGADVLSVSTDTEFTHLAWRTHERMLQDVHYAMAADPTGNVSRLFGVYDESSGLALRGTFIISPDGILINAEINFYNLGRNMDELMRKFKASLHLSRHPEQACPAQWREEGDKTLTPSPKLVGKVYESLA from the coding sequence ATGAATACATCGGTACGAGTTGGCCAAAGAGTTCCTGAATTTTCTATGAACACCTATGTTCCGACGGAAGGCGATTTTGGGAAGTTCAGTCTATCCTCCCAGCTGGAGAAAGGCAGATGGACGATCCTGATGTTCTATCCCGCCGATTTTACCTTTGTCTGCGCAACGGAATTTGCCGCTCTCGCCGCCAAACATGAGGAATTTGACCGTCTGGGGGCTGATGTCCTGTCGGTATCGACCGATACCGAATTCACTCACCTCGCATGGCGTACACATGAAAGAATGCTGCAGGATGTTCATTATGCAATGGCTGCAGATCCGACAGGCAATGTCAGCCGTCTCTTTGGTGTTTACGACGAATCGTCGGGTCTGGCCCTCCGGGGGACCTTTATAATTTCTCCTGACGGAATCCTGATTAATGCGGAAATTAATTTCTATAACCTTGGGAGAAATATGGATGAATTGATGAGAAAGTTCAAGGCCAGCCTCCATCTGTCCAGGCATCCGGAGCAGGCCTGCCCGGCACAGTGGAGGGAGGAAGGAGACAAAACCTTGACGCCTTCCCCAAAGCTGGTTGGGAAGGTTTACGAATCCCTTGCCTGA
- a CDS encoding energy transducer TonB: MKFISTFLLSLSLCALLTATDVVGDFQIYVGSYDAREGARVVAMFGETPTMVSHGPRVAEEIQRTFNLQEIELLSAPRIVTKVGETGTIRSTYSEGVVQTWKMSFLVKTLEGDMATVSLNYAVDHGESKGAEFVTRLGKPISLASRLDGHVIFITATIDLNSKQDSENLPRILKKVAPAYPESMRKEGLTDLVVLRVLVTREGKTGSVEVLKAEHEASAQAARDAVRQWEWEPATENGKAIDKDFTVTLAFKLQ, encoded by the coding sequence ATGAAATTCATTTCAACTTTTTTGCTCAGCCTGAGCCTGTGTGCCTTACTGACCGCGACGGATGTTGTCGGTGATTTTCAGATCTACGTCGGCAGCTATGATGCCCGGGAAGGAGCCCGTGTGGTCGCCATGTTTGGAGAAACACCGACCATGGTATCCCATGGCCCCCGGGTTGCCGAGGAGATCCAGCGCACCTTCAATCTACAGGAGATTGAATTGCTTTCCGCTCCGCGTATTGTCACCAAAGTTGGTGAAACGGGAACGATTCGATCCACCTATTCCGAAGGTGTGGTGCAGACCTGGAAAATGTCTTTTCTGGTTAAAACGCTGGAAGGGGACATGGCCACGGTGAGCCTGAATTATGCGGTTGATCATGGCGAATCCAAAGGAGCCGAGTTCGTGACCCGACTGGGAAAACCGATTTCTCTGGCTTCAAGATTGGATGGTCACGTTATCTTTATCACAGCAACGATTGACCTCAACAGCAAGCAGGACTCTGAAAACCTTCCGAGAATTTTAAAAAAGGTGGCCCCTGCCTATCCGGAGTCCATGAGAAAAGAGGGGCTGACCGATCTGGTCGTCCTGCGGGTTCTGGTGACCCGGGAGGGGAAAACCGGATCGGTGGAGGTTCTGAAAGCAGAGCACGAAGCCTCAGCGCAGGCGGCCAGGGATGCGGTTCGACAATGGGAGTGGGAACCCGCAACCGAAAACGGGAAAGCGATCGACAAGGACTTTACCGTTACCCTGGCTTTCAAGCTCCAGTAA
- a CDS encoding PilZ domain-containing protein, with product MDMDVLVVGVPLQAYERIRPSLESYAVQRTLRAEEALNWCASQAFRAVVVSYPLYTMPVETFLEAIRASGSRARNAAVVIVAFPGKLEEAEELKKLGIKAIVPMDGDPVVLHEALESFTRIANRVASRIMVRLLITQNQRVMPFFCKSENISSTGLYVSSESLLPLGTRVEFQFMLPWDKEPIRGVCEVARHAVDGVGRPRGMGFRFIEFENDAEERLQAFLGQKQ from the coding sequence ATGGATATGGATGTTCTGGTGGTGGGTGTCCCCCTTCAGGCCTATGAACGCATTCGACCCAGCCTCGAATCCTACGCGGTCCAGCGGACCCTTCGGGCAGAGGAAGCGCTCAACTGGTGCGCCAGCCAGGCATTTCGCGCCGTAGTTGTGAGCTATCCACTCTACACCATGCCGGTGGAGACCTTTCTGGAAGCCATCCGTGCCAGCGGCTCCAGGGCAAGGAATGCCGCCGTGGTCATTGTGGCCTTTCCCGGCAAGCTGGAAGAGGCCGAAGAATTGAAAAAGCTCGGGATCAAGGCGATTGTTCCGATGGACGGAGATCCGGTGGTTCTCCACGAAGCCCTGGAATCATTTACCCGGATCGCCAACCGTGTGGCAAGCCGGATTATGGTCCGCCTCCTCATCACTCAGAATCAGAGAGTCATGCCCTTCTTCTGCAAGAGTGAAAACATATCATCCACGGGTCTTTACGTCTCTTCGGAAAGCCTGCTTCCCCTTGGAACCCGGGTGGAGTTCCAGTTCATGCTCCCATGGGATAAGGAACCAATCCGGGGAGTATGCGAAGTTGCTCGTCATGCCGTGGATGGCGTGGGGCGTCCCCGGGGAATGGGATTCAGGTTCATCGAATTCGAAAACGACGCAGAAGAGCGTCTCCAGGCCTTCCTGGGACAGAAACAATAA